One genomic region from Haloterrigena gelatinilytica encodes:
- the folP gene encoding dihydropteroate synthase produces MHNVDAAGLGIGDDHPPRIMGVLNVSEESPYDPSVYDDPGEAARYVDEELIGAGADIVDIGLESANKRFDVLSADEELDRLHVALETIESVSGDAVFSIETRYAEVADAALSKGFDMVNDIAGFADPEMPTVCEEHDVAVAKMASPPNLERPGAVEETDWAARKSADWAERADYVDQVYEALKQNGLTDKTIVDPAFGGWSEAQTLEDDRETFRRLREFRALDRPMLVSINRKNFLGEIAGRETDERLPVSLAATSMAVERGAHVIRTHDVAETRDAALIGDAFSERSRTVDDLSVTRLDVHSSRELRAYLDERGVDPAVADDWYALAIEIEGLRSEDRDRIRSIVDDADASVYRGTNNQVLIVGSVTGISAVKTCLRDEDGDLSSVGESLAQMLE; encoded by the coding sequence ATGCACAACGTCGACGCTGCGGGGCTGGGGATCGGTGACGACCACCCGCCCCGCATTATGGGCGTGTTGAACGTCAGCGAGGAGTCCCCCTACGATCCCAGCGTCTACGACGACCCCGGCGAGGCGGCCCGATACGTCGACGAGGAACTCATCGGCGCCGGCGCCGATATCGTCGACATCGGTCTCGAGTCGGCGAACAAACGGTTCGACGTGCTCTCCGCGGACGAGGAACTCGATCGCCTCCACGTCGCCCTCGAGACGATCGAGAGCGTCTCCGGGGACGCCGTCTTCTCGATCGAGACCCGCTACGCCGAAGTGGCCGACGCGGCCCTCTCGAAGGGGTTCGACATGGTCAACGACATCGCCGGCTTCGCGGATCCGGAGATGCCGACCGTCTGCGAGGAGCACGACGTCGCCGTCGCGAAGATGGCCAGTCCGCCGAACCTCGAGCGGCCGGGGGCCGTGGAGGAAACGGACTGGGCCGCGCGCAAGTCGGCGGACTGGGCCGAGCGGGCCGACTACGTCGATCAGGTCTACGAGGCCCTCAAGCAGAACGGCCTGACCGACAAGACGATCGTCGACCCCGCCTTCGGCGGCTGGAGCGAGGCCCAGACCCTCGAGGACGACCGCGAGACCTTCCGCCGACTGCGCGAGTTCCGCGCGCTCGACCGGCCGATGCTGGTCTCGATCAACCGGAAGAACTTCCTCGGCGAGATCGCCGGCCGCGAGACCGACGAGCGGCTCCCGGTCAGCCTCGCGGCCACGTCGATGGCCGTCGAGCGCGGCGCGCACGTGATCAGGACCCACGACGTCGCCGAGACGCGGGACGCGGCCCTGATCGGCGACGCGTTCAGCGAACGCTCGCGGACCGTCGACGACCTCTCGGTGACCCGACTCGACGTGCACTCGAGTCGAGAACTGCGCGCGTACCTCGACGAACGCGGCGTCGATCCCGCCGTCGCCGACGACTGGTACGCGCTCGCGATCGAGATTGAGGGACTCCGGAGCGAGGATCGGGACCGCATTCGGTCGATCGTCGACGACGCCGACGCGTCCGTGTATCGTGGTACCAATAACCAGGTATTGATCGTCGGTTCGGTAACCGGAATTTCCGCCGTCAAAACGTGTCTTCGCGACGAAGACGGAGACCTGTCTTCGGTCGGGGAGTCGCTCGCACAAATGCTTGAGTAA
- a CDS encoding Cdc6/Cdc18 family protein, giving the protein MSANDDRDPLFRYDDPVFADERLLEITHLPGPDRIVGRDEQMQRVADALNPAIFGSEPNHLFIFGKTGTGKSLISRSITQRVISEAQRDDITVKYAFIDCGEQNTEASIVKTIAQIVNEPDRSGVSVPDRGLGTGDYYKRLWQAIDHCTDVTIVILDEIDMLEDDEVLRKLSRAGENRRISDSSIGIIGISNKIDFPDHLSERVKSSLSRDELVFSPYDANQLVEILEKRRDAFHDGVLSDDVIPLTAALAAQEHGDARKAIDILRNAGRIAKKQNATRVTADHVRDAKEKTEADRFNELIEGSPQQAKAILYSLTLLTENSTEKEFPTKIIYNQYKEVALQLDFDVLSERRVQEILQEQNFLNVIQSEREGRGRGRGAHAKHRLLENPSIVKKVLLRDSRLAVLEDDGDDAA; this is encoded by the coding sequence ATGTCCGCAAACGACGATCGAGACCCGCTCTTTCGGTACGACGATCCGGTCTTCGCCGACGAGCGCCTGCTCGAGATTACGCACCTGCCCGGTCCGGATCGGATCGTCGGGCGCGACGAGCAGATGCAACGGGTTGCGGACGCCCTGAACCCGGCTATTTTCGGGAGCGAACCCAACCACCTGTTCATCTTCGGCAAGACCGGAACCGGCAAGTCGCTCATCTCCCGTTCGATCACCCAGCGGGTGATTTCCGAAGCACAGCGCGACGACATCACCGTCAAGTACGCCTTCATCGACTGCGGCGAGCAAAACACCGAGGCGTCGATCGTGAAGACGATCGCCCAGATCGTCAACGAACCCGATCGGAGCGGCGTCTCCGTCCCCGATCGCGGCCTCGGCACCGGCGACTACTACAAGCGACTCTGGCAGGCGATCGACCACTGCACCGACGTCACCATCGTCATCTTAGACGAGATCGATATGCTCGAGGACGACGAAGTCCTCCGGAAGCTCTCCCGTGCGGGAGAAAACCGGCGCATCTCGGACTCGAGTATCGGCATCATCGGCATCTCCAACAAGATCGACTTTCCCGACCACCTCTCGGAACGCGTCAAATCCAGTCTCTCTCGCGACGAACTCGTCTTCTCGCCGTACGACGCCAACCAACTCGTCGAAATCTTGGAGAAGCGGCGCGACGCCTTCCACGACGGCGTGCTCTCGGACGACGTCATTCCCCTCACGGCGGCGCTGGCGGCCCAGGAACACGGCGACGCCCGCAAGGCGATCGACATCCTCCGCAACGCCGGTCGCATCGCGAAGAAACAGAACGCGACGCGGGTCACCGCCGACCACGTCCGCGACGCCAAGGAGAAGACCGAGGCCGACCGCTTCAACGAACTCATCGAGGGCTCGCCCCAGCAGGCCAAGGCCATTCTCTACTCGCTGACGCTGCTGACCGAGAACAGCACGGAGAAGGAGTTCCCGACGAAGATCATCTACAACCAGTACAAGGAGGTCGCCCTCCAACTCGACTTCGACGTGCTCTCCGAGCGGCGCGTTCAGGAAATCCTTCAGGAACAGAACTTTCTCAACGTGATCCAGTCCGAACGCGAGGGTCGCGGACGCGGCCGCGGCGCCCACGCCAAACACCGACTGCTCGAGAACCCCTCGATCGTCAAGAAGGTGCTCTTGCGGGACTCGCGGCTCGCCGTCCTCGAGGACGACGGCGACGACGCTGCGTAG
- a CDS encoding RNA methyltransferase produces the protein MTPEPPAAEPPSDRTPPAVAVVDAQFPGNVGTIARAMKNFGFEDLLLVDPPELDPDGEAYGFAGHAREDVLPNATEISFDRLVAEYHTIGCTAVTNEDDRSHVRFPFSTPADLAERLPTVEAPTALVFGRERVGLTNEELARIDEICSIPASAEYPVLNLGQAATITLYELRSLALDDDETQLPDVERVRAPEPTVDRLYDQWAALLGEINHPEEKRDKTMRMLRRVFGRADLTEREANTLLGILRRATERPAENRGRE, from the coding sequence ATGACTCCCGAACCGCCCGCCGCCGAACCGCCGTCCGATCGGACCCCGCCAGCGGTCGCCGTCGTCGACGCCCAGTTCCCGGGCAACGTCGGTACCATCGCTCGAGCGATGAAGAACTTCGGATTCGAGGACCTCCTGCTGGTCGATCCGCCGGAACTCGATCCCGACGGGGAGGCCTACGGATTCGCGGGTCACGCCCGGGAGGACGTGCTTCCGAACGCGACGGAGATCTCGTTCGACCGGCTCGTCGCGGAGTATCACACGATCGGCTGTACGGCGGTCACCAACGAGGACGACCGGAGTCACGTCCGGTTCCCGTTCTCGACGCCCGCGGACCTCGCGGAGCGACTGCCGACCGTCGAGGCGCCGACGGCGCTGGTCTTCGGCCGCGAACGCGTCGGGCTGACGAACGAGGAACTCGCCCGCATCGACGAGATCTGTTCGATCCCGGCCAGCGCCGAGTACCCCGTCCTCAACCTCGGCCAGGCCGCGACGATCACGCTGTACGAACTGCGCTCGCTGGCCCTCGACGACGACGAGACCCAGCTACCGGACGTCGAACGCGTCCGCGCCCCCGAACCGACGGTCGATCGCCTCTACGATCAGTGGGCGGCCCTCCTCGGCGAGATCAACCATCCCGAAGAGAAACGCGACAAGACGATGCGGATGCTCCGGCGCGTGTTCGGCCGCGCGGATCTGACCGAACGCGAGGCGAACACGCTGCTCGGCATCCTTCGGCGGGCGACCGAACGACCCGCCGAGAACCGAGGCCGCGAGTAA
- a CDS encoding HTH domain-containing protein, with the protein MTPATHETEITAVCHVRAPLLLEPVDRQVETLRACESEGAVDDLLLRSWPKEVTLTDDTPYREALESVERFEGWADRRGVSIRPPFRERTATNQISGETTDVLIMPMLCLELYADDELVGVFPHTDEDADETYTTDEAIAALRTGELPTPLGGEPEETAAADSGTDDCPDCGASLIDGQGLFACPECGWVGTVTETGQLVAREEPSRTTERETAAAESR; encoded by the coding sequence ATGACGCCAGCGACACACGAAACCGAGATCACCGCCGTCTGCCACGTTCGAGCGCCGCTGCTGCTCGAGCCGGTCGACAGGCAGGTCGAGACCCTCCGCGCCTGTGAGTCCGAGGGCGCTGTCGACGACCTGCTGTTGCGCAGTTGGCCCAAGGAGGTCACGCTGACCGACGACACGCCCTATCGGGAAGCCCTCGAGAGCGTCGAGCGCTTCGAGGGGTGGGCGGACCGCCGAGGCGTGAGCATCCGACCGCCGTTCCGGGAGCGCACCGCGACCAACCAGATCAGCGGCGAGACGACCGACGTGCTGATCATGCCGATGCTCTGTCTCGAACTCTACGCGGACGACGAACTGGTCGGCGTGTTCCCCCACACCGACGAGGACGCCGACGAGACGTACACGACCGACGAGGCCATCGCCGCGCTCCGAACCGGGGAGCTTCCCACGCCGCTCGGCGGCGAACCCGAAGAGACGGCGGCCGCGGATTCGGGGACCGACGACTGTCCGGACTGCGGCGCCTCGCTGATCGACGGTCAGGGGCTGTTCGCCTGCCCCGAGTGCGGCTGGGTCGGAACCGTCACCGAGACGGGTCAGTTAGTCGCCAGGGAAGAACCGTCTCGAACGACCGAACGCGAGACCGCGGCGGCCGAATCCCGGTAA
- a CDS encoding DMT family transporter has translation MKLFDSVPSGYREAVLFSMLALCWGTSFVAIEVGLEHVPPLLFAGLRYAVAGAIVFGYATVVTDRTRPRSRAEWLAVSVAGVFVIALYHGLLYLGELHVSGAVAATLVSTAPILTAAFAGLVLPEERLSLGGVVGFVLGLVGVIAVVQPSPGSLGDDVTVGAALVFASAVAFALGSVFVRPIDSELPLETLQAWSMLVGGAVLLGWAALRGESVATIDPTLSALVSYGYLTLVSGVFAFLLYFELLDRSGATQVSLVSYAEPVVAMGVSWIALGYVVDSVMLLGLVTILAGFAIIKRGALRALLRSALETRSTATSK, from the coding sequence ATGAAACTGTTCGATTCGGTGCCGAGCGGGTACCGCGAAGCGGTGCTCTTTTCGATGCTAGCGCTGTGCTGGGGAACGTCGTTCGTCGCGATCGAGGTCGGTCTCGAACACGTGCCGCCGCTGCTGTTCGCCGGGCTCCGCTACGCGGTCGCCGGCGCGATCGTCTTCGGGTACGCGACCGTCGTGACCGATCGCACGCGGCCGCGAAGCCGAGCGGAGTGGCTGGCGGTAAGCGTCGCCGGCGTCTTCGTCATCGCGCTCTATCACGGGCTGTTGTACCTCGGCGAACTGCACGTCTCGGGCGCGGTCGCGGCGACGCTCGTCAGTACGGCCCCGATCCTCACGGCGGCGTTCGCCGGCCTCGTCCTTCCGGAGGAACGGCTCTCGCTCGGCGGCGTCGTCGGCTTCGTGCTCGGGCTGGTCGGCGTCATCGCCGTAGTCCAGCCGTCCCCGGGATCGCTCGGCGACGACGTCACCGTCGGGGCCGCGCTGGTGTTCGCCTCGGCCGTCGCGTTCGCCCTCGGCAGCGTGTTCGTGCGACCGATCGACTCGGAGCTCCCGCTCGAGACGCTCCAGGCTTGGTCGATGCTCGTCGGCGGCGCGGTGCTGTTGGGCTGGGCGGCCCTCCGGGGCGAATCGGTCGCGACGATCGATCCGACCCTGTCGGCGCTGGTCTCCTACGGCTATCTGACGCTCGTCTCCGGCGTGTTCGCGTTCCTGCTCTACTTCGAACTGCTCGATCGAAGCGGAGCGACGCAGGTCAGTCTGGTCAGCTACGCGGAACCGGTCGTCGCGATGGGCGTCAGCTGGATCGCGCTCGGCTACGTCGTCGATTCGGTGATGCTCCTCGGGTTGGTGACGATCCTCGCGGGCTTCGCCATCATCAAGCGCGGCGCGCTCCGGGCGCTGCTGCGGTCGGCGCTCGAAACGCGCTCGACTGCGACCTCGAAGTAG
- a CDS encoding Lrp/AsnC family transcriptional regulator: MDERDVRLLKAIAELETGSPERLHEATGIPVSTIHYRLNNLREEGIIANDRYEIDLEELGLGVTVLVEVHADYQGSYEEFADRLLTVEGVTNVYFTMGETDFIVVARLSGSEMVERLIAEFEQLEGVERTDSTFVISAIEERDALQSYELETLLEELTDE, translated from the coding sequence ATCGACGAACGCGACGTGCGCCTGCTGAAGGCGATCGCCGAACTCGAGACGGGGAGCCCGGAACGGCTCCACGAGGCGACCGGCATTCCGGTCTCGACGATCCACTACCGGCTCAACAACCTCCGAGAGGAGGGGATCATCGCGAACGATCGCTACGAGATCGACCTCGAGGAACTCGGACTCGGCGTCACCGTCTTGGTCGAAGTTCACGCCGACTATCAGGGGTCGTACGAGGAGTTCGCGGACCGACTGCTGACCGTCGAGGGGGTTACGAACGTCTACTTCACGATGGGGGAGACCGACTTCATCGTCGTCGCTCGACTGAGCGGCAGCGAGATGGTCGAACGGTTGATCGCCGAGTTCGAGCAGCTCGAGGGCGTCGAGCGGACCGACTCGACGTTCGTCATCTCGGCGATCGAGGAACGGGACGCGCTCCAGAGCTACGAGTTGGAGACGCTGCTCGAGGAGCTAACCGACGAGTGA
- the gatE gene encoding Glu-tRNA(Gln) amidotransferase subunit GatE gives MSEYDYDELGLVAGLEIHQQLDTATKLFCQCPTELREPEESTRSFTRYLHPTRSELGEIDQAALEESKVDREFEYLAYDTTCLVEEDDEPPHELDAEALETALEIAQLMDMKPVDQAHVMRKIVVDGSNTTGFQRSTLIATEGEIETSEGAVGIEDMLLEEESAQRVEETDSGVRYSLDRLGIPLVEIGTSPDISTPEQALEAAERIGMLLRSTGKVKRGLGTIRQDVNVSIEEGARVEIKGVQSLDDIDDIVRNEVGRQAELVDIAAELAEREASVGEVQDVTDVFAETESGVIAGALNSGGSVMAVPLYGFDGIVGREIAPDRRLGTELSDHAKRHGTGGIFHTDELPAYGVTEGEVDDLREAVGAGSEDAVAIVAADTDVAEAAIDAAAERAATALEGVPEETRDANDDGTTRYLRPLPGAARMYPETDVPPVEPDPSEVPEPELLTEKVERYRDEYGLGEGLAEQVAYGEYMPLFEDVVADGVDPTLAASTLESTLTELRRDDVPVENLEREHLEGVFAMAESGDLPNEGVPDLLTALAEDPDRTAEEAAEEAGLGGADEEEVRDAIAEVVERNEEQVEEEGMQAFSGLMGECMGALRGKADGDLVSELLREEIQKRA, from the coding sequence ATGAGCGAGTACGATTACGACGAGCTCGGACTCGTCGCCGGGCTGGAGATCCACCAGCAACTCGACACGGCGACGAAGCTGTTCTGCCAGTGTCCGACCGAGCTCCGCGAACCGGAGGAGTCGACGCGCAGCTTCACGCGCTACCTCCACCCGACGCGGAGCGAACTGGGCGAGATCGACCAGGCCGCCTTGGAGGAGAGCAAGGTCGACCGCGAGTTCGAGTACCTCGCGTACGACACGACCTGTCTCGTCGAGGAGGACGACGAACCGCCCCACGAGTTGGACGCGGAGGCCCTCGAGACGGCCCTCGAGATCGCCCAGCTCATGGATATGAAACCGGTCGATCAGGCCCACGTGATGCGCAAGATCGTCGTCGACGGCTCGAACACGACGGGGTTCCAGCGCTCGACGCTGATCGCCACCGAGGGCGAGATCGAGACCAGCGAGGGTGCCGTTGGAATCGAGGACATGCTGCTCGAAGAGGAGAGCGCCCAGCGCGTCGAAGAGACCGATTCGGGCGTGCGCTACAGCCTCGACCGGCTCGGGATTCCGCTGGTCGAGATCGGCACCAGCCCGGACATCTCGACGCCTGAGCAGGCCCTCGAGGCCGCCGAGCGGATCGGGATGCTCCTGCGCTCGACGGGGAAGGTCAAGCGCGGGCTCGGGACGATCCGCCAGGACGTCAACGTCTCCATCGAGGAGGGCGCCCGCGTCGAGATCAAGGGCGTCCAGAGTCTCGACGACATCGACGACATCGTCCGCAACGAGGTCGGCCGGCAGGCCGAACTCGTCGACATCGCCGCGGAGTTAGCAGAGCGCGAGGCCTCCGTGGGCGAGGTACAGGACGTGACGGACGTCTTCGCGGAGACGGAAAGCGGCGTGATCGCGGGCGCGCTGAACTCCGGCGGGTCCGTGATGGCGGTGCCGCTCTACGGCTTCGACGGAATCGTCGGCCGCGAGATCGCCCCCGACCGTCGTCTGGGGACCGAACTCTCCGATCACGCCAAGCGCCACGGCACCGGCGGGATCTTCCACACGGACGAACTGCCGGCCTACGGCGTGACGGAAGGCGAGGTCGACGACCTGCGCGAGGCCGTCGGCGCCGGGTCCGAGGACGCCGTCGCCATCGTCGCCGCCGACACCGACGTCGCCGAGGCGGCCATCGACGCCGCCGCCGAGCGCGCCGCGACCGCCCTCGAGGGCGTCCCCGAGGAGACACGCGACGCGAACGACGACGGGACGACCCGCTACCTCCGTCCGCTCCCGGGTGCGGCGCGGATGTACCCCGAGACGGACGTGCCGCCGGTCGAACCCGATCCGAGCGAGGTTCCCGAGCCCGAACTGCTCACCGAGAAGGTCGAGCGCTACCGGGACGAGTACGGCCTCGGCGAGGGGCTGGCCGAGCAGGTCGCCTACGGCGAGTACATGCCGCTGTTCGAGGACGTCGTCGCCGACGGTGTCGATCCGACGCTCGCGGCGTCGACCCTCGAGTCGACGCTGACCGAACTCCGACGGGACGACGTCCCCGTCGAGAACCTCGAGCGGGAGCACCTCGAGGGCGTCTTCGCGATGGCCGAGAGCGGCGACCTCCCCAACGAGGGCGTGCCGGACCTGCTGACCGCGCTGGCCGAAGATCCGGACCGGACCGCCGAAGAGGCGGCCGAAGAAGCCGGCCTCGGGGGCGCCGACGAGGAAGAGGTCCGCGACGCCATCGCCGAGGTCGTCGAGCGCAACGAGGAACAGGTCGAAGAAGAAGGGATGCAGGCGTTCTCGGGCCTCATGGGCGAGTGCATGGGCGCCCTGCGCGGCAAGGCCGACGGCGACCTCGTGAGCGAACTGCTCCGCGAGGAGATCCAGAAGCGCGCGTAG
- a CDS encoding plastocyanin/azurin family copper-binding protein: MSDYDPTRRTALRLIGATAAASGLATAATAQENESNESDGDAHEGTGDDADRRPIILAGRSEYWYGIAPEEIEGEENPTLDLAAGTEYELVWINVDGAEHELIIETEDGEELEESDSSEEAGEAVSMTFEASEDAAEYYCEYHPEAMRGDVELGQGFDLAPHEHEGHEHGTEGNESADENSSE, encoded by the coding sequence ATGAGCGATTACGATCCGACCCGACGGACGGCGCTGCGGCTCATCGGTGCGACGGCCGCCGCGAGCGGACTGGCGACTGCGGCGACCGCCCAAGAGAACGAGAGTAACGAGAGCGACGGGGACGCTCACGAGGGCACGGGTGACGACGCCGACCGGAGACCGATCATCCTCGCCGGCCGGAGCGAGTACTGGTACGGCATCGCGCCCGAGGAGATCGAAGGCGAGGAGAACCCGACGCTGGACCTCGCGGCGGGGACGGAGTACGAATTGGTTTGGATCAACGTCGACGGCGCCGAACACGAACTGATCATCGAGACCGAGGACGGCGAGGAACTCGAGGAGTCCGATTCCTCGGAGGAAGCGGGCGAGGCGGTGTCGATGACGTTCGAAGCGAGCGAGGACGCCGCGGAGTACTACTGCGAGTACCATCCCGAGGCGATGCGCGGCGACGTCGAACTGGGCCAGGGATTCGACTTGGCGCCCCACGAACACGAGGGACACGAACACGGAACGGAGGGCAACGAGTCGGCGGACGAGAACTCAAGCGAGTGA
- a CDS encoding acyltransferase, whose translation MSDRIYSIDAMRIIAMAFIITIHTDPFRGIGAHGNILNFVIDSSARFAVPFFFVTSGYLFARKIARRDPVEYFAERAATISSIYAFGLLLSAPVFLAGWVVRAGLENRDIASTVVLKLTEFVSPLALLYYGNSVSEILWFLPALLFSLAIICSFVVFGATKYLVPISLGLHVVGLLGSSYTMFVDVPFEVRDALFFGFFYTSLGYALHSSEWRPSADRSALFLGATVLFGALHLGERYVLGYVVTDETLGHGVYTSSYTIATALVTLSLFLFLLSRPTLGARTPLPAWGKYAVGVYVAHPAVLFALETAAEVLEGLGYEVQTTLLWHFALTPATFFGALLVYVTAHRVGAIEIGGSHLPSVRSIGKYVQRQ comes from the coding sequence ATGTCCGATCGCATCTACAGCATAGATGCAATGCGCATCATTGCGATGGCGTTTATTATCACAATACACACAGACCCGTTCAGAGGGATCGGTGCGCACGGCAATATCCTCAACTTCGTTATAGATTCGTCGGCGCGGTTCGCGGTGCCGTTCTTTTTCGTAACGTCCGGATACTTGTTCGCCCGCAAGATCGCTCGCCGCGATCCGGTCGAGTATTTCGCCGAGCGAGCGGCGACGATTTCGTCGATCTACGCGTTCGGACTGTTGCTCTCTGCGCCGGTGTTCCTCGCGGGGTGGGTCGTCCGCGCCGGTCTCGAGAACCGAGACATCGCGAGCACCGTCGTGCTCAAACTGACCGAGTTCGTCTCGCCGCTCGCGCTCCTGTACTACGGCAATTCGGTGAGCGAGATCCTCTGGTTCCTTCCGGCGCTGCTCTTCTCGCTCGCGATCATCTGTTCGTTCGTCGTCTTCGGCGCCACGAAATACCTGGTTCCGATTTCGCTCGGCCTCCACGTCGTCGGCCTCCTCGGATCGAGCTACACGATGTTCGTGGACGTTCCGTTCGAAGTCAGAGACGCGCTGTTCTTCGGATTCTTTTACACCAGCCTGGGGTACGCGCTCCACTCGAGCGAGTGGCGACCGAGTGCCGATCGAAGCGCGCTCTTTCTCGGCGCGACCGTCCTCTTCGGCGCGCTCCACCTGGGCGAACGATACGTTCTGGGATACGTCGTGACGGACGAGACGTTGGGTCACGGCGTCTACACGTCGAGTTACACGATCGCGACGGCGCTGGTCACGCTCTCGCTGTTCCTGTTTCTCCTGTCGCGTCCGACGCTCGGCGCGCGGACGCCGCTCCCCGCGTGGGGGAAGTACGCCGTCGGCGTTTACGTCGCACATCCCGCCGTTCTGTTCGCGCTCGAGACCGCGGCCGAGGTGCTCGAGGGACTGGGGTACGAGGTTCAAACCACGCTCCTGTGGCACTTCGCGTTGACGCCGGCGACCTTCTTCGGAGCCTTGCTCGTCTACGTCACAGCACACCGCGTCGGCGCGATCGAGATCGGCGGCTCCCACCTCCCGAGCGTCCGATCGATCGGGAAGTACGTGCAGCGCCAGTAG